The genomic DNA CGGTAATCGCGGGGATTATTTCGTGGTGGGTCGTGACGCCGGTCATCGGGTTCTGGATCGGCGGCATTATCGGACGCTACATCTATCCCGAAGTCAATCGACGGGTGCAGATCAAGAAGTCGGAGGGACCGCTACTGACCCTCGACCGTGATGCGGCGGTTCCGAAGCCGACGTTTGGCCCGAACACGACGTGGACGGAACTCATCAGCACGTCAGCCGTACTTGTCATCGGCTGTTATATGGCTTTCAGCGCCGGGGCAAGCAACGTCCCGAACGCTGCTGCACCGCTGGTCGGTGGTGCAAGCGGACTTCCCGACGATACCGCAATCATCCTTGCCACAATCGCCATCGGAGTTGGCGGGTTCACAATCGCTCGGCGAACGATGGAGTCGGTCGGCGGTGAACTGAGCGACATTCCGTTGCTCGCGGCTCTTTTCGTGATGGTCACCGCATCGACGATTACGACGGTGCTCTCGTGGTTCGGCATCCCCATCAGCCTCGTGATGTCGACGGTGATGACGATTGTCGGTATCGGGTGGGGCCGTGCGACCCGGCCGGTTACTGTCAGCGACGCCGTCAGACGGGACACGGGAGACGCTGAAATCGTTCCGGGAGCAATTACGGCGAAAGGAATGGAGGGCAAAGCCGCATCCCCGATCGGTGAAGCAGAGCCTGACGAAGTGCTCGATGCGGGGGACCTGTTCAACCCCCGGGCCGTTATCAAATACATCTCGATGTGGATTATCGGGCCGTCGATATCGACGCTGCTTGCCTATGGGTTCTTTCGCATTCTCCCGGGCGTTGCCTGAGAAATAACCCAGGTTACGAACAACCGACCAGAAAGCAGCTTGATTATCGAGTGTTTTACAACCTGTTTGCGAATCAGGCAAACAAGTTTTATCTGCTATCGGTCTGAGATGTAGCTGTCGACAATGTACGATGAGATTCTCTTTCCGACCGACGGCAGCGACGCTGCCGAAGCGGCGCTGGCCCACGCTATCAGCATGGCCGACGCATACGACGCACAGCTCCACGTCCTGTATGTCGTCGATACAACCTACGCCGGCGTCGGGGCAGCCGGGAACACGAACGTTAACTCCCTCCGTGAGGAGGGCGAGTCGGTGCTGTCGTCGACAGCCGACCGAATCAAGGACGCCGGCCGCCCGGTTGAGACGGTGCTGAAGGAAGGCCATCCGTACGACGAGATACTCGCCTACAGCGAGGCGGGTATCGACGTCATCGTAATGGGGACCCGCGGCCGCAGCGGCGTCGACCGATATCTATTGGGCAGCGTCACCGAAAAAGTCGTCAGGACCGCCGAACCACCCGTTTTTACCGTTCGACCGGAGGAAAAGCCAGAGTAGTCCGGTCTCGTATCAATCGTCGGCCGGCGCGCCGGACCGCGCCGGAGGCTCCGAGAGCAGCCAGCCGCCGGTCGTTGCCTCCTCGGCGACGTGGGGCTGGAACACCCACGCCGAGAGCACCAAAATCGGCACCATCGTCACGCCGACAACGGCAAAGCCCCAGTGGAGGC from Natronomonas pharaonis DSM 2160 includes the following:
- a CDS encoding inorganic phosphate transporter, encoding MVEALLVVGVIASLFVGFNIGGSSTGIAWGPPVGAGIIKKTTAAGLMTVFVFLGGWTVGRNVMDTLSGQIITIELTLSAGVAILFFIGLGILAANIFGVPVPTSMTTVGAIAGLGLATGTLNYPVIAGIISWWVVTPVIGFWIGGIIGRYIYPEVNRRVQIKKSEGPLLTLDRDAAVPKPTFGPNTTWTELISTSAVLVIGCYMAFSAGASNVPNAAAPLVGGASGLPDDTAIILATIAIGVGGFTIARRTMESVGGELSDIPLLAALFVMVTASTITTVLSWFGIPISLVMSTVMTIVGIGWGRATRPVTVSDAVRRDTGDAEIVPGAITAKGMEGKAASPIGEAEPDEVLDAGDLFNPRAVIKYISMWIIGPSISTLLAYGFFRILPGVA
- a CDS encoding universal stress protein, whose protein sequence is MYDEILFPTDGSDAAEAALAHAISMADAYDAQLHVLYVVDTTYAGVGAAGNTNVNSLREEGESVLSSTADRIKDAGRPVETVLKEGHPYDEILAYSEAGIDVIVMGTRGRSGVDRYLLGSVTEKVVRTAEPPVFTVRPEEKPE